A single region of the Acetivibrio cellulolyticus CD2 genome encodes:
- a CDS encoding aldo/keto reductase, producing the protein MELNIKQLNQKIQPLGMGCWAIGGTWGPKDLPLGWSKVDDQESIKALKHAYERGITLFDTAATYGYGHSEEVLGEALHDVRNKILIATKFGCPCDDVKREGRGESVERESIIKECHDSLRRLRTDYIDIYQLHIQSVEINQIDDVVETLEILRERGDIRSYGWSTDFPKKAKAILKYPACSTIQFDLNIFANNEEMIQLIDDHQVMGLNRQPLAMGLLSGKYDINSKLPNDDIRSGTLDWMIYFNKGVPNSRLLSKIEAIREIITSGGRTMVQGALAWNWARSEYMVPIPGFKNIKQVEDNISALDFGPLTKKQVEEVNNIIKE; encoded by the coding sequence ATGGAACTAAATATCAAACAACTAAATCAAAAAATACAACCGCTTGGTATGGGATGCTGGGCGATTGGTGGTACGTGGGGACCGAAAGATCTTCCCCTTGGCTGGTCAAAAGTAGACGATCAGGAATCAATCAAAGCATTGAAACATGCTTATGAAAGGGGTATCACATTATTTGATACGGCTGCCACGTATGGTTATGGGCATAGCGAAGAAGTACTTGGGGAGGCGTTACATGATGTGAGAAATAAAATCCTGATCGCGACCAAATTTGGATGTCCTTGTGATGATGTTAAAAGAGAAGGCCGGGGAGAAAGCGTTGAAAGGGAATCTATTATAAAGGAATGCCATGATTCGCTAAGAAGACTTCGTACAGATTACATAGATATTTATCAACTCCATATACAATCAGTAGAAATAAACCAAATTGATGATGTAGTAGAGACACTTGAAATTCTTAGAGAAAGAGGCGATATCCGAAGTTATGGTTGGAGTACGGATTTTCCCAAAAAAGCAAAGGCTATTTTAAAGTATCCCGCATGCAGTACAATTCAGTTTGACTTAAATATATTTGCTAATAATGAGGAAATGATACAGCTCATTGATGATCATCAAGTTATGGGATTAAACAGGCAGCCATTGGCAATGGGCTTACTGTCCGGAAAGTATGACATAAACAGCAAATTGCCAAACGATGATATTCGTTCTGGAACATTAGATTGGATGATATATTTTAATAAAGGAGTTCCAAATAGCCGATTACTTAGTAAAATCGAAGCTATTCGAGAGATTATTACATCTGGCGGGCGTACCATGGTGCAGGGAGCGTTGGCGTGGAATTGGGCAAGAAGTGAGTATATGGTACCGATTCCGGGATTCAAGAATATAAAGCAGGTCGAAGATAATATTAGTGCACTTGACTTTGGTCCATTAACAAAGAAACAGGTTGAAGAAGTTAATAATATTATAAAAGAATAG
- the pdxR gene encoding MocR-like pyridoxine biosynthesis transcription factor PdxR codes for MFTKIDRNSKIPLNKQIYDTIINNILTGRLKAGDKMPSTRILSDTLGVARNILVEVYEQLTSEGYLEVVRGKGTFISSIEIKPIMYRETKKETDQPVKKSDIISFECGIPDLRSFPRNVWAGYLKESMFDMTSQECGYSHILGYKPLRIEIAGYLQNYKGICCSSSQVFITAGTTDAIEFLSLLFRNRCPNFICEEATVPFIPDIFRLQGYHMKTISVDEEGMSLKELQEVPGSLLCVSPSHQFPLGGTLSFERRNSICDWLLRNHNFLIEDDYDSEFRYKGASVNSLYQLAPDHVLHLGTFSKTLIPALRLGYMVIPETLLEEAKQLKFLLRKRIDLVNQIALYKFIASSKYTKHIFKMKKIYKSRMLYITSRLRELFGDEIYINGENSGLHIAVTFTNYRFDEHFSDILLQNDLAIDLLTDYQQNPSRETNTLIFGFGNLEVKEIENGLQRFKEVICNIKLNNSI; via the coding sequence ATGTTTACTAAAATCGATAGAAATTCGAAAATTCCTTTAAATAAGCAGATTTATGATACGATAATTAATAATATTCTTACAGGAAGACTAAAAGCTGGTGATAAAATGCCCTCGACTAGAATATTATCCGATACCCTCGGTGTTGCAAGAAATATACTGGTAGAAGTATACGAGCAGCTAACTTCAGAGGGCTATCTGGAAGTAGTGAGGGGAAAGGGAACTTTTATTTCGTCCATTGAAATAAAACCGATTATGTATCGAGAAACAAAAAAAGAGACTGATCAACCAGTTAAGAAGAGTGATATTATTTCATTTGAATGCGGGATACCTGATTTGCGAAGTTTTCCGCGAAATGTGTGGGCCGGTTATCTTAAAGAAAGTATGTTTGATATGACATCTCAGGAATGTGGCTATAGCCACATTCTTGGTTATAAGCCCCTCAGGATAGAGATCGCAGGTTATTTGCAGAATTATAAAGGTATTTGCTGCAGCAGTTCCCAAGTTTTTATCACTGCAGGCACAACGGATGCTATCGAATTTCTGTCACTTTTATTTCGTAACCGATGTCCTAACTTTATATGCGAAGAAGCTACGGTACCATTCATTCCTGATATTTTTAGATTACAGGGATATCACATGAAAACAATTTCAGTTGATGAGGAAGGCATGTCATTGAAAGAACTTCAGGAGGTTCCCGGTTCATTACTTTGCGTTTCACCCTCACACCAGTTTCCATTGGGAGGAACTCTATCCTTTGAAAGAAGAAATAGCATCTGTGATTGGCTTCTTAGGAATCATAATTTTCTTATAGAAGATGACTATGACAGTGAATTCCGGTATAAAGGTGCTTCGGTGAATTCGTTGTATCAGCTTGCCCCGGATCATGTGTTACATCTTGGTACCTTTAGTAAGACTTTAATACCAGCCTTACGATTGGGATATATGGTAATACCGGAAACGTTGCTCGAAGAAGCTAAGCAATTGAAATTTCTATTGAGAAAAAGAATAGACCTAGTAAATCAGATTGCATTATATAAATTTATAGCGTCTTCAAAATATACAAAACATATCTTTAAAATGAAGAAGATATATAAAAGTAGAATGTTATATATTACGAGTAGACTTAGGGAACTTTTTGGAGACGAAATCTATATAAATGGAGAAAATTCAGGACTCCATATTGCAGTCACCTTTACAAATTATCGCTTTGACGAGCATTTTTCGGATATACTTTTACAAAATGATCTAGCCATTGATCTGCTGACTGATTACCAACAAAATCCGTCTCGAGAAACGAACACACTGATATTCGGTTTTGGTAATTTAGAGGTGAAGGAAATTGAAAATGGCTTGCAAAGGTTTAAGGAAGTGATTTGTAATATAAAACTTAATAATTCAATTTAA
- a CDS encoding staygreen family protein translates to MREINQTKVFVQYRDVMKPYEPVMGRKYTITHSDKTAELFVFVAQNYAEDQITSMRDEVIVAWEPYKIGIALIGSVIVDGNGVIGDAYIRNKIFYNEMPKALQALRQADRFLFDKEPNLDKTPVLIHFISSNPIYDKTYNFGAIGIYK, encoded by the coding sequence GTGAGAGAAATTAATCAGACAAAGGTATTTGTGCAATATCGGGATGTAATGAAACCATATGAGCCTGTTATGGGGAGAAAATATACTATTACACATTCGGATAAAACTGCAGAATTATTTGTGTTTGTAGCTCAAAATTATGCTGAAGATCAAATCACAAGTATGCGTGACGAGGTAATAGTTGCCTGGGAGCCATATAAAATAGGAATTGCTTTAATAGGCTCCGTGATTGTGGATGGTAATGGTGTAATAGGAGATGCTTATATAAGAAATAAGATTTTTTATAACGAAATGCCTAAAGCACTTCAAGCTTTACGTCAAGCTGACAGATTTTTATTTGACAAAGAACCTAATCTTGATAAAACACCGGTATTGATTCATTTTATCTCAAGCAATCCTATATATGACAAGACATATAATTTTGGGGCTATCGGCATCTATAAGTAA
- a CDS encoding FMN-dependent NADH-azoreductase — translation MKKLLYIVANSKPEEISSSKTVGRALVNSIMDKYKDFSLEELDLYNEHIPRPKYSYFSKRSTLVSGDALLKLTAQEQNDVQQMSKLCDQFVSASVYIVASPMWSLSFPAVLKDYIDCIIQAEKTITFTNNKPEGLLNDRPRTFIYVQSSGANIPWIMKPILDKGLNYVEDIMKFIGISKFDELLIDGTGSTETEKSEAIEKAKSKIGTIIDELQY, via the coding sequence ATGAAAAAACTACTTTATATTGTTGCAAATTCAAAACCCGAAGAAATATCATCGAGTAAAACAGTAGGTCGAGCATTAGTTAACAGTATTATGGATAAATATAAGGATTTTAGCCTGGAGGAATTGGATTTATATAATGAGCATATTCCGCGTCCAAAGTACAGCTATTTTAGTAAGCGCAGTACTTTGGTAAGTGGAGATGCTCTTTTAAAATTGACAGCTCAAGAGCAGAATGATGTACAACAAATGTCAAAATTATGTGATCAGTTTGTATCTGCATCGGTTTATATTGTAGCTTCTCCTATGTGGAGTCTATCATTTCCAGCGGTGCTTAAAGATTATATAGATTGTATTATTCAGGCAGAAAAAACAATAACTTTTACAAACAATAAGCCGGAGGGACTATTAAATGATAGACCACGTACATTTATTTATGTTCAATCCTCTGGTGCCAATATTCCATGGATAATGAAGCCTATACTTGATAAAGGACTTAATTATGTGGAAGATATAATGAAGTTTATTGGTATAAGCAAATTTGATGAACTTTTAATAGATGGTACAGGTAGTACAGAAACGGAAAAATCTGAAGCTATTGAAAAAGCAAAAAGTAAAATTGGTACTATTATTGATGAATTACAATATTAA
- the tnpA gene encoding IS66 family insertion sequence element accessory protein TnpA, producing the protein MLYKEWEKLIREFEKSGKTQAQWCREKGLKIKAFNFQYRKYRRDNQNKEEINKTNWMPIQFEPMMTSKLNIRIGKAIIEIENGYDERLLQT; encoded by the coding sequence ATGTTATATAAAGAATGGGAAAAGTTAATTAGAGAATTCGAAAAAAGCGGAAAAACCCAGGCTCAGTGGTGTAGGGAAAAGGGGTTGAAAATCAAAGCATTCAATTTCCAATATAGAAAATATAGAAGAGATAATCAAAACAAGGAAGAAATTAACAAAACAAACTGGATGCCAATTCAGTTTGAACCAATGATGACATCAAAACTCAACATAAGAATAGGGAAAGCTATAATTGAAATTGAGAACGGATATGACGAAAGACTTTTGCAAACT
- a CDS encoding IS66 family transposase codes for EHELEDASPDERYEGRLKKSKPILDEFYKWLKQQRPRITPKSATGKAVNYCLNQWDKLNNYLLDGRLYCDNNISERSIKGFVISRKNFLFCNTPSGATSSAMIYSIIETSRANNLKPFEYLTYLLETLPNVDVKDQSVLDSLMPWSDDLPESCRLNNKILQQKE; via the coding sequence GAGCATGAGCTTGAAGATGCGAGCCCAGACGAAAGATATGAAGGCAGACTCAAAAAAAGCAAGCCTATATTGGATGAGTTTTACAAATGGCTCAAGCAGCAAAGACCTCGAATTACACCTAAGAGTGCCACTGGTAAAGCTGTTAATTATTGTTTGAACCAATGGGATAAGCTTAATAATTACTTACTTGATGGTAGACTTTATTGCGATAATAACATTTCGGAACGGAGTATAAAAGGATTTGTTATATCACGTAAAAACTTCCTGTTTTGCAATACTCCAAGCGGAGCTACCTCAAGTGCAATGATTTACAGTATTATTGAAACTTCCAGAGCAAATAATCTTAAGCCTTTTGAATATCTGACTTATTTGCTGGAAACGCTTCCAAATGTAGATGTCAAAGATCAGAGTGTGCTGGATTCCTTAATGCCTTGGTCGGATGATTTGCCTGAATCCTGCAGACTTAATAATAAGATTTTACAACAGAAGGAGTAG
- a CDS encoding M28 family peptidase — MNYKKYALPAITLIITTIVAFCSIFSLYTSPKSDFQTSRAMEHLKQIGKSPHSVGMKNHDVVRNYITDQLDLLGVKWELQEELFYEPKSKSLANIKNIIVSIPGKKAQKTMAVVSHYDSVPNAPGASDAGLSIASMLECINIIKDEPPLDNNIIFLFTDGEEPGLLGMQSFMTNHKLSQNIDFVINFEARGTSGPSLMFETTQGNLNTVKAFRKASSNITSSSLMPDIYNTLPNNTDFNIAKNKKIQGLNFAFLCNKYNYHTLRDNLDNVNMTTFQQQGHHMLSCIRYYGNADIDSLYTNKNGVFFNILNFLFVIYSQEFMIAIKILILLLTFTTFILALVKKIINLKHVLISFLTQIIIGILLFFSLPLIQKVSIILGKDIYSRLTKINYSSIPLFVMMSLIVFIIVFIVYIPLTKKLDTHSLLFSSLIWWTFLCGITLFYFKGASYIFDWVLLCNSLVLLFTVLNKEITHKSWFNIIHLIPFWIEIIILYPLVFLFTETFSLLQFKFSSIILFLILILAMPHFHNVIKRKWLFVIGILVICGTLSIIEYNTSSMNYNMDDVSYYYYKNIEGVEDKQIDYYSISGTNYQPLKQNLDNPDLPIIEAKVINETNEGDNRIVTFKILTPVFSSKVFVNISNKDHHINKAVLNSKYSLPLNDDITIKSSAIKEDDMIITLSLPKKESVFFTVFNDISGFDELSGYGIYNKILKVNPNATQNLFASISVTKEYKY; from the coding sequence ATGAATTATAAAAAATATGCTTTGCCCGCTATTACGTTGATAATAACAACAATAGTAGCTTTCTGTTCAATATTTTCTCTGTACACAAGTCCAAAAAGTGATTTTCAGACCTCAAGAGCCATGGAGCATTTAAAACAAATTGGAAAATCACCTCATTCTGTTGGCATGAAAAATCATGATGTTGTTAGAAATTACATAACTGATCAGCTTGATCTTCTCGGAGTAAAATGGGAATTACAAGAAGAGTTGTTTTATGAACCTAAGAGTAAATCCCTGGCAAACATTAAAAATATTATTGTCTCAATTCCAGGCAAAAAAGCACAAAAAACCATGGCAGTTGTTTCTCATTATGACTCCGTCCCTAACGCACCTGGTGCTAGCGACGCCGGTTTAAGTATTGCTTCAATGTTAGAATGTATAAACATAATAAAGGACGAACCTCCACTGGACAATAATATCATTTTTCTCTTTACAGATGGAGAGGAGCCTGGATTATTGGGAATGCAGTCTTTTATGACCAATCATAAACTGTCCCAAAATATAGACTTTGTAATAAACTTTGAGGCTAGAGGAACCTCAGGACCTTCACTCATGTTTGAAACAACTCAGGGCAATTTAAATACAGTTAAAGCTTTCCGTAAAGCATCCTCTAATATAACAAGTTCTTCTCTAATGCCTGATATCTACAATACATTGCCTAATAACACAGATTTTAATATTGCAAAAAACAAAAAAATTCAGGGATTAAATTTTGCTTTTTTATGTAATAAGTATAATTATCACACCCTTAGAGACAATCTCGACAATGTTAATATGACTACTTTCCAACAACAGGGGCACCATATGCTTTCTTGTATAAGATATTATGGGAATGCTGACATAGACTCTTTATATACAAATAAAAATGGAGTATTCTTTAACATTTTAAATTTTCTATTTGTTATATATTCTCAGGAATTTATGATAGCAATAAAAATTTTGATTTTACTCCTGACTTTTACTACTTTTATATTAGCCTTAGTTAAAAAAATAATTAATTTGAAACATGTATTAATTAGTTTTTTAACACAGATTATTATTGGAATACTACTGTTTTTCTCCCTTCCATTAATCCAGAAAGTTAGTATTATTCTTGGAAAAGATATTTATTCACGGCTTACCAAGATAAATTACAGCAGTATCCCTTTGTTTGTTATGATGAGTTTAATAGTTTTTATAATAGTTTTTATAGTATACATTCCTCTGACTAAAAAATTAGACACTCACTCGTTACTATTCTCTAGTCTAATATGGTGGACATTTCTTTGTGGGATAACACTTTTTTACTTTAAAGGAGCAAGCTATATTTTTGATTGGGTTTTATTATGTAATTCACTTGTTTTACTCTTTACAGTTTTAAATAAAGAAATAACACATAAAAGCTGGTTCAATATAATTCATCTGATACCTTTCTGGATTGAGATTATTATTTTATATCCTTTAGTTTTCTTATTTACTGAAACTTTTTCTTTGTTGCAGTTTAAATTCTCTTCAATCATTTTGTTTTTAATTCTGATTTTAGCCATGCCTCATTTTCATAATGTCATAAAAAGAAAATGGTTGTTTGTAATTGGTATCCTAGTTATTTGTGGCACTCTTTCAATAATCGAATATAATACCTCAAGTATGAATTATAATATGGACGATGTTAGCTATTACTATTATAAAAATATTGAGGGTGTTGAGGACAAACAAATTGATTATTATTCAATCTCAGGCACCAACTACCAGCCTTTAAAACAGAATTTAGACAACCCTGATCTCCCAATTATAGAAGCAAAAGTCATTAATGAAACAAATGAAGGAGATAATAGAATTGTTACTTTTAAGATATTAACTCCAGTATTTTCTTCTAAAGTTTTCGTAAATATCAGCAATAAGGATCATCATATTAATAAAGCTGTGTTAAACAGCAAATATTCATTACCATTAAATGATGATATTACTATAAAAAGCTCCGCCATAAAGGAAGATGATATGATAATTACACTCTCATTGCCAAAAAAAGAAAGTGTATTTTTTACTGTTTTCAATGACATTAGTGGATTTGATGAACTTAGTGGATATGGCATTTATAATAAAATATTGAAAGTAAATCCCAACGCAACTCAAAACCTTTTCGCTTCAATTTCAGTAACTAAAGAATATAAGTATTAA
- a CDS encoding TetR/AcrR family transcriptional regulator codes for MNKRQEQKAKTKKIIIDIALNQFAKDGLLTTKTSDIAASANLSHGSIFAHFPTREALVEAAIEEFGMRVTKKLHELVEEKCEMEGLLIAHLKGIQENELFYSRLIAEASLLPESARNTLIGIQSAISFHLIQVAEREMSASRILKMPLNLMFNTWIGLINYYLMNREIFAPGESVISRYGQQLINHYMNLISFREKEVN; via the coding sequence GTGAATAAGAGACAAGAACAAAAAGCCAAAACAAAGAAGATTATAATCGACATAGCATTAAATCAGTTTGCAAAGGATGGGTTGCTTACAACGAAGACTTCTGATATTGCCGCTTCTGCAAATCTATCACACGGAAGCATATTTGCACATTTTCCAACAAGAGAAGCTTTGGTGGAAGCAGCTATTGAAGAATTCGGGATGAGAGTTACTAAAAAGTTACATGAGTTAGTTGAAGAAAAATGTGAAATGGAAGGGCTTCTTATAGCTCATTTAAAAGGCATACAAGAAAATGAATTATTCTATTCAAGATTAATAGCCGAAGCGTCTTTACTTCCTGAAAGCGCGCGTAATACATTAATAGGGATTCAATCTGCGATATCATTTCATCTAATTCAAGTAGCTGAACGTGAAATGAGTGCATCAAGAATATTAAAAATGCCGTTAAATCTTATGTTTAATACATGGATTGGTCTTATAAATTATTACTTAATGAACAGAGAAATATTTGCACCAGGAGAATCTGTTATTTCAAGATATGGGCAGCAATTGATTAATCATTATATGAATTTGATTTCTTTCAGAGAGAAGGAGGTGAATTAG
- a CDS encoding zinc ribbon domain-containing protein has product MKICIACGMPIKNKEDFAMGDESKDYCKYCSRPDGSMQNYEEKLESLTGFIIRTQGLDAGAARNAAKGMMTKLPAWKTC; this is encoded by the coding sequence TTGAAAATATGTATTGCATGCGGAATGCCTATAAAAAATAAAGAAGATTTTGCAATGGGAGATGAAAGCAAGGATTACTGTAAATACTGTTCGAGACCGGACGGTTCAATGCAAAACTATGAAGAAAAACTTGAGAGTTTGACTGGATTTATTATCAGAACACAAGGTTTAGATGCGGGTGCAGCAAGAAATGCAGCCAAGGGTATGATGACAAAGTTGCCAGCATGGAAGACTTGCTAG
- a CDS encoding TfoX/Sxy family protein: protein MRCDMGSLSELPNIGKTMEKRLATVGIKDTETLKKIGSKDAFIKLRLHEGDTCLSSLYGLEGAIQGIRWHNLSCESKEDLKKFFDSFK from the coding sequence ATGAGGTGTGATATGGGTAGTTTAAGTGAATTGCCTAATATAGGCAAGACTATGGAAAAACGGCTTGCTACAGTAGGAATAAAAGATACTGAAACTTTAAAGAAAATCGGAAGTAAAGATGCCTTTATTAAGCTAAGATTGCATGAGGGAGATACCTGCTTAAGTTCTCTTTATGGGCTTGAAGGGGCAATCCAAGGAATTAGGTGGCATAATTTAAGTTGTGAATCGAAAGAGGATTTAAAAAAATTTTTTGACTCTTTTAAGTGA
- a CDS encoding YjdF family protein, with amino-acid sequence MNAKLTVYFDDPFWVEVFERFDEGLLETSRVVFGAEPKDYEVYAFILENYYKLRFSRPIRVDFESGKRINPKRLQRKVRKETSDSGIGTKAQQAIKLEHEARKQEQKKTSKEKREELEQLKFEKRQEKRRKRKRGININ; translated from the coding sequence ATGAATGCTAAATTGACGGTCTATTTTGATGACCCTTTTTGGGTTGAGGTATTTGAAAGGTTTGATGAAGGTTTACTTGAAACTTCAAGAGTTGTTTTTGGTGCAGAGCCAAAGGATTATGAGGTATATGCTTTTATTCTTGAAAACTATTATAAGCTTAGGTTCAGCAGACCTATCAGAGTTGACTTTGAATCAGGAAAAAGGATAAACCCAAAGCGACTACAACGAAAAGTAAGAAAAGAAACTTCTGATTCAGGTATTGGCACTAAAGCACAGCAAGCAATAAAATTGGAGCATGAAGCTCGAAAACAGGAACAGAAAAAGACTTCTAAGGAAAAGCGTGAGGAGTTGGAGCAGCTTAAGTTTGAAAAAAGACAGGAAAAAAGAAGGAAAAGAAAAAGGGGCATTAATATAAATTAG
- a CDS encoding SGNH/GDSL hydrolase family protein — MKVKEVRFLVYLIIVAMCSSCFTFVALAADKPTVYIAGDSTVQTYGSSQAPQQGWGQRIAEFFTSDVVFVNKAIGGRSSKSYIDEGRLKEILNVIKSGDYLFFQWGINDRYKNDTSRYTDPKTTFRTYLKMYIDGAKNKGAIPVIITPTTRFDYSNGSFQNDFKDYCTAAKEVAAETNTKIIDLQTAALDYLNKIGYNEALKLYMPNDVLHFNDKGAYQMARLVSEGVSGLDLPISAYVKGGATKTPIVVSTSTPVATPVINSPKPLTIAIYGDLNGDTFVDSIDFALMRRYLLGFISVFPYSNGQVAGDVDGNGNINSMDFAFMRQFLLGIIHKFPAEDNTLVTPTPGNNTSLYQAEDGKLYKAVTETTNSGYTGTSYVNYDNEIGGYIEWNVNVSTAGIYTITLRYAHGGADDRPLELSINSKSTSASLDLFATGSWSTWAEESMIIELNKGNNVIRATSINASGGPNLDYIKIEPSNITTTPSQTSAISTPTATTPPSSNDGPAVDPSLISKLTGTNPIKFHMDVQPGNYDVTVVFGDANSASSTNIEGETRRPMLGTITTSAGTFSRQTFTINVRNPEGQPTGQGGTGTSGLDLVFSGSNPKVNGIGVVKSENPSMIYIAGDSTVCDQPSSPFTGWGQVLPQYFKLGLCIANYGDSGENSGSFLSNKVLFPAIEQQLKKGDYVFIQLGHNDKTTSASAFKTNITSLVTRTKDKGAIPVLISPPVRRLFNSDNKTLSNTAIHINGAGANLPAIMKEVATANSIDYIDLTGESKKLVESLGVNDSKKLFLTNESGDNTHFSSYGANEMAKIVINNMKTLKMPQVSKLR; from the coding sequence ATGAAAGTCAAAGAAGTAAGATTTTTGGTTTATTTGATCATTGTTGCAATGTGTTCATCCTGTTTTACGTTTGTTGCACTTGCAGCTGATAAACCTACAGTCTATATTGCAGGAGATTCAACAGTCCAGACTTATGGTTCCAGCCAAGCACCACAGCAGGGATGGGGGCAAAGGATTGCAGAATTTTTTACTAGTGATGTTGTTTTTGTTAACAAAGCAATTGGCGGAAGAAGTTCAAAGTCTTATATAGATGAAGGGCGTCTGAAAGAAATTCTAAATGTTATAAAATCTGGAGATTATTTATTTTTTCAATGGGGTATAAATGATAGATATAAAAATGACACATCCAGATATACAGATCCTAAAACCACATTTAGAACTTATCTGAAAATGTACATAGATGGTGCAAAAAATAAAGGAGCTATCCCGGTAATAATAACACCTACTACCAGGTTTGATTATTCAAATGGCTCATTTCAGAATGACTTCAAGGATTATTGTACAGCAGCAAAAGAAGTTGCAGCAGAGACAAATACTAAAATTATAGACTTGCAGACAGCAGCGTTAGATTATTTAAATAAAATAGGGTATAACGAAGCTTTGAAGCTGTACATGCCAAATGATGTGCTTCATTTTAATGATAAGGGGGCATATCAAATGGCAAGACTTGTGTCGGAGGGAGTTAGTGGATTAGATTTACCAATTTCAGCATATGTTAAAGGTGGAGCTACCAAAACTCCAATTGTAGTATCTACATCTACACCTGTAGCTACTCCTGTAATTAATTCGCCCAAGCCGTTAACAATCGCAATATATGGAGATTTAAATGGTGATACATTTGTAGACTCAATCGATTTTGCACTCATGAGAAGATATTTGCTTGGATTTATTAGTGTTTTTCCTTATTCTAATGGTCAGGTGGCAGGTGATGTGGATGGAAATGGTAACATAAACTCTATGGACTTTGCATTTATGCGGCAATTTCTGTTGGGAATCATACATAAGTTTCCTGCAGAGGATAATACACTTGTAACACCCACACCTGGAAATAACACGTCTTTATACCAGGCAGAGGATGGAAAACTCTATAAAGCAGTTACAGAAACTACTAATTCAGGGTATACCGGAACAAGTTATGTCAATTATGATAATGAAATCGGGGGATATATTGAATGGAATGTTAATGTAAGCACAGCCGGAATATATACTATAACATTAAGATATGCACATGGTGGAGCTGACGATAGGCCTTTAGAACTAAGCATCAACTCTAAGTCCACCAGCGCCAGCCTAGACCTGTTTGCAACTGGGAGCTGGTCTACATGGGCTGAAGAAAGCATGATTATTGAACTTAATAAGGGAAATAATGTAATCAGAGCTACAAGTATTAACGCTAGTGGAGGACCCAATTTAGACTATATTAAGATAGAACCGTCCAATATTACAACAACACCATCACAAACATCTGCAATATCAACACCTACAGCGACAACACCTCCATCCAGTAATGACGGACCTGCTGTAGATCCTTCATTAATCAGCAAACTTACAGGAACAAACCCTATAAAATTTCATATGGATGTGCAACCAGGAAATTATGATGTTACAGTAGTTTTTGGTGATGCTAATTCAGCGAGTTCTACAAATATAGAGGGTGAAACTCGCAGACCAATGCTAGGTACAATAACAACAAGTGCTGGAACTTTTTCAAGACAAACATTTACTATAAACGTCAGAAATCCTGAAGGACAACCAACCGGTCAGGGGGGCACAGGAACATCAGGACTTGATTTGGTATTCTCAGGCTCTAATCCAAAAGTAAATGGTATTGGAGTTGTCAAATCAGAAAATCCAAGTATGATTTATATAGCAGGAGATTCTACTGTATGTGATCAACCGAGTAGCCCTTTTACAGGGTGGGGTCAGGTGCTTCCTCAGTATTTCAAGCTCGGATTGTGTATTGCAAACTATGGTGACTCAGGAGAAAACTCAGGAAGTTTCCTGAGCAATAAAGTCCTCTTCCCAGCAATAGAACAACAACTGAAAAAAGGTGACTATGTATTTATTCAGCTTGGACATAATGATAAAACTACTTCAGCTAGTGCATTTAAGACAAATATAACTAGCCTTGTTACAAGAACCAAGGATAAAGGTGCTATCCCAGTATTGATTTCGCCACCTGTAAGAAGGTTATTTAATTCTGATAACAAAACTCTATCCAATACAGCTATTCACATAAATGGTGCAGGTGCAAACCTTCCTGCTATTATGAAAGAGGTAGCAACTGCTAATAGTATAGATTATATTGATTTGACAGGTGAGAGTAAAAAGTTGGTTGAATCTCTTGGAGTCAACGATTCAAAGAAACTGTTCTTAACTAATGAATCTGGTGACAACACACATTTTTCAAGCTATGGTGCAAATGAAATGGCTAAAATAGTTATTAATAATATGAAAACTCTAAAGATGCCTCAAGTATCGAAACTTAGATAA